The genomic region TTTGGTTTGGGAATTCCTCGTGTTATCAATGGAGTTAAGACATTTTGTAAAGGCAGTTTTTGGTGcatctgttttacttttctcatgGTGACACTTAGGTCGTTGATAATCCACAATTTGCTTGGAAAGGATATATTCTTCAGGCTTTTGAGATCTGGATTTCAGGGACTTTTTTCTAGATCTCTGCACATCATTTTTATGACTGAtcttgtgtttttcctttcctgctctttcaAACTTCCCTTCCTCAATCTCATTTCCCACTTTTACCACATCGCATAGTTTTATTATAATTCTCCTTATCTTTTCAAATAAGTAATCAAGTTGTTCATCTACAAATTTCCACAACTGTTTTTTCATATCTGATACCTGTTGTTCAAAAAGACGGTCCACTATTGCATTCTTTTTAACTTGCTTAAGTTTGGACTCTATAATATCACAAATATTCAATTTTAATGTCTCACCTAAAGTAGACATCTTGGAAAAGTTcaagtattttattaatgatGTAAAATTTATGATACCAgattctataattctgtgaaaatgctgaACTGGAAAGTGTACCTTGAACTTCATATAATTTTTCCTCATCTGCTTTCGTATAGCTCTTAGCATCTGCATGATTTCTTGTACGTTTGAAGGTTCAACAATAACATGAACTATTTTTTCAAGACAAGCAATGctcacagttttatttttcttcatatcctTTGAAGATCTGAAAGTCTGATTTTTATGCCTCTCTCCGTTCTTCTTTGTACTTActttcacagaaacaaattttCCATTATCTTCACTGCAACACACAGTTTTGCTCTTTTGGTTCTGTGGACTGCTGGTCAAATTTCGTGTCTCCGGAGAAGCTTTTGGTCTTGACTTTTTTGTCCTTTCCGAGCATCtttctggtttagttttttcttcatcttcatcaCTACTTATGATTTCTCCTTCTTCTATTTCATCTGAAGAGATACTCAGCTGGGACTCCATCTCCAAGTGTTCATCAGACATGCTAACTGgcttctgattttctttgtttacttcCTTTGACAAATTCTTTGAGGGACAGACGACAACCGTACTTTCAGGAACTAAAtctatcaaaagaaaaaaaccagtttgCTAATCACCATAAAGAATGCAATTataaacagacattttcagaaaaacctGGAAGATCCTCTTCTGCAAAGTGACCTTCAGAACTGTTTGTTTGAAACTGCAAACAACAACTCAGGAAGTTTGAGCTATAATGAGTTTGGGTCTTTGCTTCAGCAGCTGCTAGtttaatgggatttttctgAACTTCAAAGGGCAAATAAGACCGTAACATTTCACCAAAAACATGTGATCTATTGCACAAATGTGTCTATTGAAACCAGAAAAATTTGGCagtttgggtgggttttgaGCCTCTTTCCATTCACTTTAACAAGTTTTGTGAACACTTCACAAACTGAATTTTAACTTTAACATCATTATGGACtaacatttacatacaacagcAGTTccacaatgaaaacaaaatgaacagtACAGATGACCTATTAATGTTTGCATTCAACTATATTTTCCAGGGCTGATAAAAAGGTTCTACTTAAATCATGAAGTCTTTCAATAAACTAACTTACTAAACAAAAAGAGTACTAGGCACTGTACACATGATTATCTCCTATTTCAGTTTCTGACGCATTTAAAATTACCAGCACTGTAACTAAGCAGCACAGcgtaaaaagcttttttcctcagaaattttGGAGAAAACCTCCAGTTCAGGTTCCTGAATGACAGGTATAGGGACTGACATGTGAGAGGAAAGGCTAAAGTTCTGCCAAACGTAGTATGCCTTACTCTGTCTTATAAGCAAGcttattaaatgttttatatttttgagatatctttaaaaatatatttaatcattctttaaaaatcaaaccaaatgctcttctgttaagaaaaataagcaccTACAGTCAGCTACAAAGCAGTACGTTACAAAAGATGAAAAGGCAAGCTCATTTGCATTGTGCAAAAATTCCACTGAAGTGCGTTACGTATTGATTAACAAGATTTAGTGTTAATTTTAGGCTTGCTGGGCGCTCTAGTTAATAAAACACTCTTATGTGCATTCACACATAGATTAGACTGCTTAATGGTCTCtaacaaatatttaatgtgATAAAAGAACATATGTAAATTGCTTTccataaaaaaattaacttgtGATTAACAGTTGAAAGcaacatttgaaaatgtttacattATACAGATTCTACAGGAGCAAAAACATTTCCCATCACTGCCTCCATTCCGGTTTTACAAGGATCAATACCTCCTCAAACTAATCACTTCAATATTTTGACAAACCAAAGTATAAAATGAAAGTGGTCAAATTATAGCAATATATGTACCCCTGTCCTGCAGAACAGTAAAAAGGTGAGTACCGAATTTCAAGGCCAAGAGAAACCATAGCCTCCTGTCAGTTTAACAGATGCAGAACATTTGACACATATCAGTAGCCAGATCACAAAGACAACTAGGCATCTAACTGCAGAGCTGAAAATCACTGCTTTGTAATTTAGTAGCAAGTTCTGGGCAGGATGGATTCCTCTAATAAGTAACTCAGGGAATCActacaaaatcagaaaaatacttttatctGATGTCCATCTGATCCTAAAGCTCttgtccgtccccccccccccccccccccatatttcGAAGAATATAAACTGCTGTAGGAATGAAATATAAGCTGCTAAAGAAATTTACACTTAGGAGAGTAGCTGTCTCAAGTACAAGAGGGAGAATTACAGAGTAAACCACACTAAGATTTGCAAAAAGACATAAGGATTATACTCCAAAACATAAGAATGAGGATTTAAATGCCACTCTACCATTCCTCTTCTAGTAGGAAAACCAAACTTCCAAGAAAACTTTTTGTTAGTTGCAGCAGGACGTTACAGGAAGGGTTAAATTCATGCAAGTAAAAGATTTAAACTTTGGGTCAcctattttctcttcctgtcaGTGCTGTCACTGTATTCTATCTCCCTGACATCTTATTTAGGAGTTAGATCTTACTTCATTAATGATAAATCCTAATAATGTGTTTGttctacttttttccccacctgctGACTCACaagtataaaatatatacaaattCACAGGGAAGTTAATTCAGATTGAGAGCACAGCTTTCTCTTAGCTGACATTCCTAGGTATTAAGTCTCAGGTAGTCTCTCCAGCTTTCTCACAAATAAATACTTGAAAGAATATGATCCTATTAACTTTTGCCTCTacaatttcagagaaaaacctAATGACATCTACTCAGAACTAAGCGTAGTTAAGAAACCTACATATTTTTTAGAAGATTATACATAACTTATTTCAACCACTTATCTGTCAGCAGTGACAAACTCCAATTTTTATAGCACTGACATTCAATCTGCTACAATCTTGACTGCACTGTTAAACAGCTCCCCTATCAACAGAAAGGACCACTATGGCTTACACAGCTAAAGAAGaaacaatttctatttttaagaaagcagtCATTTCTGCTTTCCAAAAATGGATCTTCTAAGCCTTTACggagaaaagaaattagaatACACATATACAAATACCTTTGTTATAACTCTTCACAAGACCTTTGCACGGACTTTCCATCTTAAGTGCTTTAGCCAAAGGGCGCattggactgttcagtggacTGATTGCCTTTGGAATATACCTTAAGTGATTGAGATCAATACTCAGTATTGAGCTGTCATCGTCAACAAGAACtgagttaatttctttctctttagtTCTAGGATACATCTCACCACTAAGCGAAGATGTCGCAGTACTGATTTCAGTTAGGTCTGGCTCCAGATCACAAGCATTCTGGTCAACTAATGGTTCATCCTTATCTGTTAACATAGTTCTCTCAGGTGACTGAGATGTACTCATATTAATTTCACAGATACCCTTTTCCTCAACAGGATGCTCAACATTTTCTGCAGCCAAGTGATCGTCATCTTTCACTACTTCCATTAAAGagtctgggtttgttttgctaATATCCTCTGCAACATCACAGGACTCCACGTCACCAGAGCTTTTGGCTTCTGAGTCATCTAAGTCAAGGTTCTGAGAGCCATGCTGGTCTACTGAGCTTTCTATGTCAGTCGGTAGCCATATTttatcttcctctttcttctctgctgctgactCTGGAAGGGCTCCCATACTTTCACTGGCAGGTTCAGACTGTGCCACTTCTGCTGCTGGTACATTAACATCCTGCATTATAGCCACTATCACAGGCAATTCTTCACACTCTGCCACACTCCCTGCCACTTCCAGGGGCAAAGGTTCAGGGTCATTCAGTTCCGTcactgccgctgctgctgctgaggcttCCGATTCAACTGGATCACAAGTCTGGGCTGCCGCTGACAACGTTTCAGCCTGCATCTCATCAGGACCCAGTACCTCTGCTGTTCCTGGCAAGGCCTGGGGCTCTGCCTGACCCACTTCTGCTTCTGGTAACATTTCCAAGCTCAGTTCATCAGTTGTCACTGCTGGTAATGCTTCAGACTGTGCtggatctgctgctgctgctttcaaagtttcattttcagaactgacAGAAACAGGCAGTGCTGGTCCCGCATCACTTTGAGCTGCACTGTCCTGAACTTGCAGTGCTGAATTAGCTTGCTCCGTGGGACCACAGTTAACAGGGTGGGCAGGATCTAACAGTTCTTCCTGCAGCGTGACCTCTGTACTTCCCTCATCAGTGGCCTTttgggaaggtgttttaagtcCATCTGGTGGAGAGACACATTGTTTCTTAGCAGGAGAAAGAGTTAAATTTAGCTTTTCCATAAAGCTAAGTTTTAAGTCTTTGCTTTTTGTCCCAGTGTGATCATCTTTAGTTTTGGAGATTTTATGGTCTTTTAAGCTATCTGATACTCTGTATGTTTCTTCTAGCttacaggacttgtttctctcACTTTTTGTAACATCTGTACCTTTCCTGGATTCTTTTCCAGACTGGTGAGAAATCCCTTTTGCAACTTTTCTTTCATGTCTAAAATGTCTATTTTCATCCTGattatctctctctcttttccttttttcttcagttctgtgCCTTTCTGATTTGGAATGTGCTGTTTCCCATTCATATCTACTACTGTCCTTCAAGCGCACATATTTATGCTCTCTGCTGTTGGAATTAGAAGGTGAAGTCCTTCCTTCTCGAGAAGGATGATCATTTGTTCCCCTGTCTCTCTTGCAGTCActgtctcttccttttctaGACTCTTCCACACGACATTTACGTGATTCATGAAGACTCTTTGAATGTTCATTCTTTGAGTGTGGACTGCTCCCTCTACCAGACCTCCTTGGTTGTTCTTgtaacttttcattttgtttggttttttggccagcgtttttttcatctttatcatgtgttttaatgtctttttttaataagtgttGTGATCTCTCGTCAGCATACAATTCACCTCTTGTTTGAAATCTGTCTTTACTGGTAGTTAGTTTCTCCCAGGAAGAAACATCCCTTTCTGCTCGTCTTTCTACACTTGgactgcatttcagttttatacTCTGACGTTTTTGTTGCGACTCATTTTTACTAGCCTTCTCTGAAACAGTCTTCAGCTTTTGCTGAGGATCTGAATTCCCCTCTTCACTGTCACCACTGTTACAGTTACCACTGTTTCCAGTGCTCTGATGTACTTCTCTCTTGTGTTTGTGGGCATTTCCCCTACTATACTGTTcattactttttgtttcttttctttcctttctgttatcCTTGTTGGAACTATGGTCATAGTTCGGTAGGCATGTATGAGCACCATCATTGCAGAGCTCTTCAGGAGGGTATCTCAGTAAATGTGGAGTGTTCCTTTTTTCAGAGCTAGACTTCCCGTTGTCCGCATTATGAGATGAGTAACTGTGATGTGTATCTTTTGAAGAgtcatttttcattctgtgctCCATCTTTATACTGTCACCTAAATCAGATGGTCGGAACTTGGAATCTTTTGTTTTACACATCTCAGAGCACCTTCCATTATTTGAGCCTGGAAGGTATGTTCTGGTGAAGCTACTTCGATGATTAGGAAATTCCGATAGCCTgtttatagaaagaaaaaaccctaactttagttttgaaatttatttaaacataagTAAAGCCAATTCTAATGAATCCATATCTCTCTAAAAATTGTTCATACTTTCAGCTTCAAGTTGAAAAAAATATGGGATAAAACCAGAAGTTAAATAATTTCCATTAGCACTCATTAAAAGAATAGAATTTGTATacatattttccaaataaattcatctaaagaaaaagcaagatctGTGGAAAGATACTGTACTGGGTCTGTGTTACCATCTCCATTAGTTCAAATTAGTATTTCATTGTCCAGCAATAGAGAAAGCTTTcccctaggaaaaaaaaaagttctttacagcaacagtgattttaaaaaagaataataatgaaaaaagagcAATTCAATAGTTCACTATTTGGTAAACTGGCAACCAAAATAATAGGTATAACGTGACTGTGTTTACTCTACCCAAGAAGCAAATAAGCTACTATGTTTGGAACTTGCTGCAAGCTGGAGAAAACAAGGAGTAAATACAATAATCAAGCCTCATCAAGGCCATATGTTACTGGTGCAAAGTCatcataataaaaagaaaaaaattaaaataaaaagggcaCATGTAGCCTGAATTCCTACTCATTGTTGACAAAACTCAAAGAtaccagaaaaaataaaaaaacccaaccaaacaaaaaaatccatgcagACAGACACTTTTCTGCCATGTtcaacaaaacatttcattaaaatgacatGATTAAAGGCAATGGCAACCTTCTTAAATACTCTACACTATCTCAGAAGAATGATTGTGCCTAACCAATGCAGAAGTAAACAGAAGCAAAAGTCATACCAACAAACAATGGCAGCAAACCACAAAATGTATGGCTCCTTTTTTAGAGGGTTGAGGATGAAGTGGCTGCTACACacaggtgtttggttttggccTGAAATTCTATGTTGATTCGGTGTCTGGGTGTAAGGAATAAGTTCAAGTGCAAAGTAATTCTGTATTTATCTCCAATACAAAATGGGGTTGTTCTTGCTTTATGAAACTGAACACTTCCTATGGGCTGATACAGTAAATTTAAATATGTAACGATCACCTCATACAACTGGCTCTACTCCAAAAACATGACATTGTGATGTGAACTGAACACTGAACTAAAACAATGCTGCAGCGGTTGTAATCCAAAACGCTCTCCTATGTCTCTCTAATTCTGAACTATACTGACAAGTCTTCACCACGCTTTAGGCTGGCTATTAaatctgcatgtgtgtgtgatgAACGTAATTGTATCCAAGGGAgggttttaggttttttttttagtttggtttgattttttttttttggagataAGCACTAACAATTTCCCTCAAAGATATTATCTTTGAGGTAGCCTTTACAGATAGGTAGGTTGCTTAGGATGAGCTAATTCATTATCGACCATGCAGCAGGCAAGGCATAGTTCTAAGTTCTGAGTGCCACTTCCCCCACAATTTTCCATGATGGATACCTCCAAAAAACCTAGATCAAATACCTTGTTTTTCATCACCATCAGAAGGTATTACAATGGGGTTTGTAAACTCTTTAATGAGGGTGAGtattcaaaacaagaaaatatttttcaaataactcAATTTAAAACCCAGAATACTACCCTCATAGGTGTGAAAATGACAGCTGTCATGTCAAAGCCAGTCAACTGGAAGTTACACATTAAAACCTCTTGACCTCCATCAGATCATATCTGGTCATTTtcagtattagaaaaaaatatcatattGTTAATATACCTATAGCCTCTAGCACAGTAACGTGGAATGAGCCTTCTTTATGACACTTTTTGGAGCAAGAAAATAGCAAATGGTCAcactgaaacacacacaaaccaaTGATGTGGCTGATGTCACACAAGTGACCAGCAGGTGACCCTGTGATAAGCTGGGGCTCCCGCTCTAGTTTCAAGTGGTTCAGAAACCTTAAATTCA from Phalacrocorax carbo chromosome 3, bPhaCar2.1, whole genome shotgun sequence harbors:
- the CASP8AP2 gene encoding CASP8-associated protein 2, which produces MATDEDGLGLFDIRYGAEASPFKEGDESSVDIYDGLDNGLTVPDNSAPNSTPAGNSLNLFDEILIEEGTAKEASYNELQAEYGKCQQQIKELMKKFKEIQAQNVILQNENQALKKNISALIKTARVEINRKDEEISNLHQRLSEFPNHRSSFTRTYLPGSNNGRCSEMCKTKDSKFRPSDLGDSIKMEHRMKNDSSKDTHHSYSSHNADNGKSSSEKRNTPHLLRYPPEELCNDGAHTCLPNYDHSSNKDNRKERKETKSNEQYSRGNAHKHKREVHQSTGNSGNCNSGDSEEGNSDPQQKLKTVSEKASKNESQQKRQSIKLKCSPSVERRAERDVSSWEKLTTSKDRFQTRGELYADERSQHLLKKDIKTHDKDEKNAGQKTKQNEKLQEQPRRSGRGSSPHSKNEHSKSLHESRKCRVEESRKGRDSDCKRDRGTNDHPSREGRTSPSNSNSREHKYVRLKDSSRYEWETAHSKSERHRTEEKRKRERDNQDENRHFRHERKVAKGISHQSGKESRKGTDVTKSERNKSCKLEETYRVSDSLKDHKISKTKDDHTGTKSKDLKLSFMEKLNLTLSPAKKQCVSPPDGLKTPSQKATDEGSTEVTLQEELLDPAHPVNCGPTEQANSALQVQDSAAQSDAGPALPVSVSSENETLKAAAADPAQSEALPAVTTDELSLEMLPEAEVGQAEPQALPGTAEVLGPDEMQAETLSAAAQTCDPVESEASAAAAAVTELNDPEPLPLEVAGSVAECEELPVIVAIMQDVNVPAAEVAQSEPASESMGALPESAAEKKEEDKIWLPTDIESSVDQHGSQNLDLDDSEAKSSGDVESCDVAEDISKTNPDSLMEVVKDDDHLAAENVEHPVEEKGICEINMSTSQSPERTMLTDKDEPLVDQNACDLEPDLTEISTATSSLSGEMYPRTKEKEINSVLVDDDSSILSIDLNHLRYIPKAISPLNSPMRPLAKALKMESPCKGLVKSYNKDLVPESTVVVCPSKNLSKEVNKENQKPVSMSDEHLEMESQLSISSDEIEEGEIISSDEDEEKTKPERCSERTKKSRPKASPETRNLTSSPQNQKSKTVCCSEDNGKFVSVKVSTKKNGERHKNQTFRSSKDMKKNKTVSIACLEKIVHVIVEPSNVQEIMQMLRAIRKQMRKNYMKFKVHFPVQHFHRIIESGIINFTSLIKYLNFSKMSTLGETLKLNICDIIESKLKQVKKNAIVDRLFEQQVSDMKKQLWKFVDEQLDYLFEKIRRIIIKLCDVVKVGNEIEEGKFERAGKEKHKISHKNDVQRSRKKSLKSRSQKPEEYILSKQIVDYQRPKCHHEKSKTDAPKTAFTKCLNSIDNTRNSQTKVHLSKENNLQGTLTPLKGAKYEKEGFQLSRDGNKSDLSYELLTEQQASSLTFNLVSDAQMGEIFKSLLQGSDLLDKNGGNIDRHEWEFRTPEKQFLDSHKCRGSVAGLVQEIAPKEACVESRPVEDINWPIVSPVRTPSLTSRLQMSVDPDVLDESCMFEVPTNATSCKEDECSLQRNKSFVSSILLEDLAVSLTIPSPLKSDAHLSFLKPENNSSSTPEGVLSAHYSEDALLEEEDATEQDIHLALESDNSSSKSSCSSSWTSRPVAPGFQCLPSLPMQAVIMEKSNDHFIVKIRRAVPSASPASDQMASVKETRASLTRNEKEMRSGKKERGSQSATTATVQETVKRDLDKTDQLLRVRTEQEQNPALPQPLKESQNSIGKEETTALLGPCRKSSDTESQDTESPDEGSEQSQAQKLEASEKVNEMDVRPQASFPAGCSVESYIDLTDDIVSETSCLAVESTADNRTQETSTANSENRDKKEELEECSDAFIDLTEELSNETVAGECNLETKTTLNTDAGCQISIDDKTSKKRKKEAVRESSSSKRQRKETESVGEGEDASDVKPEEVNSAHRRCSSKKNELQQNKDSSPSASSASSPSLYAKNIIKKKGEVVVSWTRNDDREILLECQRKGPSSKTFVSLATRLNKSPNQVSERFKQLMKLFKKSKCK